The Perca flavescens isolate YP-PL-M2 chromosome 8, PFLA_1.0, whole genome shotgun sequence DNA window CACACTGCTGCTCTggccacgtttttttttttttttaaagcttttttcaaCTGATAGACAAAGGGACAATAGTTTGTGCTGCTATTCTTTATCTGtaaagtttacattttttatccTAACAATGTAAAAAGTTTTTAGTGTTTCCCGAAGAAACATCTGGGCAGGGTGGTAAAAACCCTGAAACACAATGAAAACATCATGGGACACCGATCCATCTCAATTAATTATGTGAGGGTTAGAAGCTCTGTAAGGCGGGATTACACTGCTCTTGTTAAATGGAAGTGACTTtgataaatgtctgtttttatgtgacACAATGTaagccaattttttttttaaatcctggcTTTTCAGACTTTTTATGTCGGCATGGTCAGTGAGGAATCTGTGACTGATCTTATGATAGCTTTGCAGCTAACATGACTTTCTTTTGATGCAGCTCAAGgtagtgcacctttaaaatcAGCACAGGAAATCCTTTCAGCACGTGAGCCTGTTAGCAGAGGAAATACCATCCCCACTGACCTCATCAGCAGTAAGTGGAAACCGTGAGAACTTTACAGCAAAcaacacaatgacctaaattaAATGTTGAGACTCTTGACGAGGGGCTATCCGCAGCCTAAACATCTGGAGATAACCATACACTCCTGTACGGAAGAGAATTAGGGCCACGCgtgaacattttatttcaattttatttcagttctgagtttaaactcagaacttaaactgaaataaaatgttcacGTGGCCCAAATACTCTTCCGTATTCCTGGGTGCAAAACAAGAATTTTATGCTGTTGTACAGTCCATTTCTAATTTTAAAGTCCAGACTGATTAAAAggtgaatttgttttggtgctcACTCAGAAGTTTGATCATTAAGGAATTCTATTCCTGTTCTGTGATGATCAATAAGACAATCTTTACTGTATCTGTCTCTATTGTCTGTTTTCCATTTCCTAGCTCAGCCTCTGCCTGCTGCAGCCCCACCAGCAGAGGCTTCACAGGAGGCAGCAGGGTTGAAGAAGCCTCAGTCTGACCTCCAGAAGCCCACCTACCCGCGATGTGGGCTCACAGTCCCAGAACACAGACTCCCccatctcccccctctccccccggGCCTGAGCCGACTGCAGGGCTCCAGCCCCTCGgtgcacagcagcagcagcagcaggagacaCAGGGGCAGTGTGGCTGGCTCACACCTCCCTACTGCTACACCTGCTGGTAGGCACCACTATCAGGCTCACTTTCAAACCGTTTGAGTAGGACTGGACGATTTTCTCTTGTCCTGATTCGATTccttcacgatacatgggtgctgatttgatttgtattgcgattctGTAGTAtggagtattgcgattttcttttccttctttaacaaaaacaaaagttgaataatacacttgtagagacaatatcatgagacatttctaaaaacaaattgttttctaaaaagaatgcacatcacatgtcagtcagtcagtcagtcagtctgacatttatttcatttatttcataaGTACATAACATgggttttctgcattttctgctttcgctcCGTTTTGTTGGAAACGGATATGGTGTAGGCGTGGTCAGCGGTACCGTACAAACAGAACACATTTAGgtcaatcattggtaaaaaataaataaataaaagatattgattctagggaaaagaatcaattctaaaaatttgatttttccccccccacccctactggacaatataatataaaattgaTATCATGATAAACTGTTTTGTCACATTAATCTTCAGTAAATACTTTTTACATCACATTTCTGTTCTTGAACTTTGGTGTCGGTATCAATACCGACTTACAATGAGTGAACAAACTCTGTGAAACATTCAAATAATTCTTTCTGTTACCACCAAAGACAATCTATCTTATTCCACAAAAAGTTTCCCTTGAAGACTCTCAAACTGCTGGACTTTCTTCAAGTGTTATCAAAGCGTGCAGTGGGCCACTCCTTGTTTATCCTCGTGTTCATGTTGTTATCTCTATGAAGTTATGCATTAAATCAATACGGTAGCCACACATGATGCTCCTTTTTCatctacacacatacagatattaGCATAAGTTATGTGCAGGGGTGTATAATTTGAGCGGCTAAGCAGGAATACACTGAACCCCACTCCCCAGGGAATTCTGCCATCTGCTTTTCATTTACTTCCTTGAGTAAACAGGATAAAACAGCTAAATTTGCATGAGCTCACTCACTATCTGGTCCTTGTGAGGATGAAAACGCTAGCCGAGCAACAATACTAACGGTTAGGATCGCGAGAGATGCACTGTAACACACCAAGTGGGGTTAATGTATGCAATTTCATCTGCAGCTAATTTGGGTGGGAGAGCAATTATCTCGTGACAGCTTCTTCCTAGTTGTTGTTCATCACTGGCAGCCTTGGTggccttttttcattttcccCCGAGGACTGAACGAAGCTCTGTGATTAAGTAAACACTTTCACACTTGATCACTGCGGCAGAGTAGTTTCTCTTTCAACTTCTAGTTGGCACGACAAATAAACATGCGAGAGATTAATTTAGGGTTAATAGAATTGTTAATCCCCGTTTCTGATGGTGTCTTAGAACATCCGTCAGCTTTTCTGTGACATTTTTTCCTCACCCACAGACTCGTGTTTACACCTGCTGCTGGCGTGCCTGTCGTGCCAGTGCTCCGTGCTGCTCCTGGGTCTGCTGGAGGCCTGTTCCTCCTGCCTCCACGCCctctgctcctgctgctgccaCGCCTGCGCCCGCTGCTGTTCGGCCATCCAGGAGGCGCCCGTGGAGGAGCTCAACTGCCACGCCCACTGCCACTCGGTGCTGGTGGAGTCTTGCTGCGAGCCAATCGAGTGTCTGGAGTTTTGCCTGGAGTGCTGCGAGATCTGCCATCGCAGCTAGGAGGGCTGATATACAAGACATGACGAGGCTACAACAACagacattaaagtcaatgtgggTCTCATTAGTACCGCaacagtctatatccacgacgttccgttgccgccggacattctgccggatttcacccttttcagccggatgtccaataccttccgctttctttgtgttggaattttaaactgctcctcagatctctgcagggtaaatccagacagctagcgagactatctgtccaatcagagttgtcTGTTGCACatctaaaacaacttttgaacgtacacgttccaccaaaacaagttccttaagggatacgccaccgtttgttgaaatagggcttatcacggtctcccctagctgtagataggtgggccaacgcattttttgtgcatgcattgttttagtccggtgcaacaccggcagggccgccgctagttagcttagcgtagtgaatggaatcctatgttgccggttagcatgttgtgagtaaaagtgagccaaaaaaaaaacaacctaattacttgcactgagacaaaaaatgcgttggcccacctatctacagccagggtagactgtgatgagccctatttcaacaaacggtggcgtattcctttaagtacTGAGTTGAAGTCAAGAGGCCTTTGGCTAAGCTTAGCATAAAGCTTGGAAGATGGGAGAAACAAAATAGCCTGGTTCAAtccaaagtaaaaaaacaaataaattcaAGCCATCAACATCTCTAAAGCTCACATATCAACATATttgatgttgtttgtttaatccatacaccaacagaacagaaaaaaaaaacacaatttgtgtgtgtgtgtgtttttttgttgccattttcggcctttatttccaactggacagcttagacatgaaaggggagatagaggggggaacgacatgcagcaaagggccgcaggtcggagccgAACCCGCGGCCACTGCTTCGTGGACTAAGCCTGTCTGCATGGGCGCGTGCTCCACCAGGTGAGTTACCCAGGCGCCCAAAATTAGTGTTTTAAGAGGGAGTTGCGTGCTGTACGTTTTTGTTgacaatattttattgtttatccATTCACCTGGCACTTTGGTGCCGAGTCTCTGCGtattgcctggcaacctcaagAGTTATATGCTGTTACTCCTTGTTAAACCAAAAATTGGCATTTTTTTCATATTGAACAAACGAGATGTTTGGACAGAGCAGTTTCCCCGCACTTCCAGTTTTTATACTAAGCTAATCACCTCCCAGTTTCAAAAATCAAACATATTTGGTTGAATTAGTACAAGAACCAAAGTGTAAAACAAGTCAAGACATGAGTGTGGTGTCAATCTTCTTATTGatctctctgcaagaaagtaaATGAGTGTATTTCAGTGTATACCACGCTGACAAGAGGAAAGAATAGCTGCATTATTTATCTCCTGGTTGATTCTGTGGAAAAGAGATTCAAGGTCCTTTTGGAATATTAAAAGAAATGTGTCGAGGTCATTTGTTCTGCTTGTTAAATCTCTTTGGATAGTCAGGGGGAATAAAACTGAAGTCAGAGTGGGACTCATTAATCCTCCGGTGCTGCATTGCTGCACAaccaattttctttttataaacaAGCACAGATACTTGCTGCACTGCATAGTGTACAAGTTGCAGTACATTCACGATTCAGGCTTTATTCTACAAAAATGAAGCCTTTTTGTTTGTACATCAAGATGCATCAAATGACTTTGACCCAGCAAGACCCTGAACGAGAAGGGTCTGCCTCTTTGCTCAGTTTTGTAAGGGTTCTCATGTTATAAGATCGCAGGCTTGACTTCTCCCTGCGCAGCTCTTTGCAGCTGAAGGAACAGGGCGACAAAAAACTTGTCAGCTCTCTCTTGAATCCCTTTTCATATTTGTCATATAAAGCGCTTAGAACATAAAAGGATGCTCGTTCTCTCCAGATCTCGGAAGATCGAAGCCGGCTCCTTTAAAGTCGCCGTGTGAGATGACAGCAGAGAGGCAGAGTAAACagccaaaaataaaacaaagcggCGATAAAGACAGTGCTGTCAATCTGTCCGGGGCGAGCCAAGAGGCTCATTTAAATCATGTTAGAGCGAGTAAATCGAATTTAAGTATCTCTTTTGCCCATAACACATTTGGATTCTGCTAGTGACAAGAAGGAGCAGTGACGTCCAATTTCGAGCATGGCGAGCATACAGCAACAAATAAACACTCAGGTTTGTTCCACTTGTCCCCCTCAATTTGTCATACCCTTTACCCACTGCTGATGTCTACCTCCACAAATCACAAACAGCTGATATTGTCAGAGTGAATTCAGAACCTATATATGTTGCAGCCACACAGTAATATAGGGCTGCATTTTTTtccatagtcgattaatctgttgattattttctcgattaatcgattagttctttggtctataaaatgtcagaaaatggtgaaaaatgtggatcagtgtttcccaaagagcccaagatgacgtcctcaaatgtctcgttttgtccacaactcaaagatattcagtttacggtcacagaggagagaagaaactagaaattattcacatttaagaagctgggatcagagaattttgacttttgtcttaaaaaattactcaaaccgaccaattgattatcaaaatagttggcgattaatttaaaagttgacaacttatcgattaatcattgcagctctacagtaatatattgttttaaaatggATGTATATATTTGCATTTGAGTTTTGATTAGAAATCCCcacttaaaaaataattttaatgacaacttttcattttatggtggcaaaaacaaaactaaGAGCTTTCGGTGTGATTAGATGCAGTCAACAGAGAAAGTTCTGTTTTGTAATTAAGTCGACCAAATGACAATTAAATGGCAACTGTTTTGTTAATAGATAAATAACTGAAgttatttttcaagcaaaaactACAATCTTTTCTGGTTCTGAGCGTTTTATGCATTGATAAATTGATTCAGTATATCTTTCATTTCAAGACATCACATTGGGCTTTGAGAAATAGAGAGGGGCGATTTCTgattttacagaccaaacaattacgcaaaaataattggcagattattcaataatgtaatgtataatTATCATTAGTTGCAACActtagtgtttgtttttatagtAAGATAGTCatataaaatatgaatcatAAAAAAACCAAATATACAAAGAAGGGGTAACAACAAATCAATCAAGTTAGAACTGGTTAGAACTAAATATAAGACATTATTTTGCACTGCAATTAATAACATGTCAAATCCCCCTTAATATGCTATTTGGGATAAATTATATGCCTTATTTTATTATCACTTTACTGAAAATTGATTTCCTCTGTGTGCTCATGAGGACACTGAAGTCATGtccactttttattttcattttcttgaaTTTAAGAAAATCTAGGGAGTTTACATTCTACAACTAAAAGCCTACCCGTTTCATAAGCTGTTTCAAGTCGTCTTTGCCGCTCCTCTCCATGCCTGACATACTGATCTGCATGTTCAGTAATCCTGTTTAAGATTACATATAACTATTTACTTATTACTTCAATTTCTCCTTGTGAACGAGAGAAACAATCATACTAAACTCCCAAAAATCTGAAGAAAGAATCAACTGTATACCTCCATTGAAACTGTCTGTCCTCTTTAAACTTTAAGGTTTAGAAAGAGACATTTTAGCGCCAAGTGCGCTGCAGAGTGCTCTTGGTCATACCTCAAGTGTTGACCACATGGGCTATTAGGTGCGATTTGCAAAtgattaaatgtaaaataaagagaaaatgcTCTGATTGCAGCATTGCTAGAAAATTAAGTTTGAGAGATGCATTTGCACATTCATACCATGGCAATAAGATTCATAAATACAATGGCCTGTTGAGTTGACAACCTCGTCATGCGTCGGAAACTTGAGGTTGCAAACCGacaccttgttttttttttttatatctccgTTGTTGGACTGGCAGTCTGAGATAACAAGAGTGGGCATCACAGAGTTTGAGGATGACCCAGTGAGGAGCGGTTTGTTTTAAACGTGAGCTGCTTTTCAAAAACAACcctttcaacactttttttttttaatcagaatcTTTCTATTTTGTATTCTCGCCTGCCTCCAAAGCTTTGTGACAATGGTTGTAACCTCCTCAATCAAAACAAGGTTTACGTGTGGTGTATGAAGTGGCgtctattgaaaaaaaaaaaaaaaaaaaaaaaaaaggggaaataatAACACCTAATAGTCAGTCTGTCAGATGTGCCCATCTGctgaaaaggaaacaaaaataaatgtaaccaGATTTGAATATCTAACATTTGAGGCTGACGCAGAGAGGACGGATCAAAGGGAAGAGAGACACACCAGAGGGGGGCAATCATAAACACATTGTCTCATTTTAATAAGAGAGGGGAACAGTTTCTAAACTAGCACATATTATCAAGTTTCATGTGTTTGGGAGTGTGagaggagggtgtgtgtgtgtgtgtgtgtgtgtgggggggggggtgtaaagTGAAGTACATCAAAACATAGCTAATGAGGGTTGGGTTAAAAATGGCTATGCATGAAATATTGACAGCAAGCTGCATTTTAATATTGAATTTACGATACCTGGAATCCAAAGCGAGTTCTGCACACAATAACTGCAGAATAAGGAGTGATGGGAGAGGTCAGTACTAGACATTTACATAGACATTTTCTTCCACAGCTCAACTGAATTTAATAAGAAAATACTGTTCAGAACTGTCAGTGCTGGTATCAGTTTCAGTTAATCACCTGTTCAGAACTGTTCAGTCAGATACTGACAGAATCTATTGGAGGTTTTAAAAACAGGTGTGAAAACCTTTTGTTACAGTAAATGGGGAAAAAAGGGGAGACCTATAATGTGAATGTACTCTATACGAGTATATGTACATTTGTATAATAAGTAACACctataataattaaatattcatgttatAACATTGAAGTATGTACTGTAGCAGAGGCACAACAGTCTTTGTTATGATTCTTTGGAGCAGGTAAAGATCACTGCCAAGTTATATTCACTTTTAGAATATCTATTCAATGTCATGCTTCAGtttcatgtgtgtttgttttacacacacacacacacacacacacacacacacacacacacacacacacacacacacacacacacacacacacacacacacacacacacacacacacacacacatatatagcctatacatatagtttattttattgaattttatattatttttgttttagcaGGCCCATGTCCCATGTTGGATTTAAtctgttttcttctcttttttctgtgttacatGTATGTAGTTTAGGACAAATTAAAACCAAATCACATGAGATGTTAAGACTCCTTAAGAGCAAACCTAGTGATGGACTTACAAACATGTCCACTCCAGACATTAATAGCTCACTCAATTCAGGgtttttactttcattttttatttacaacTTTAGAATCTTCTGTAAGGTACAGGCGTAATAAATGTTTTCCTATATGTATTCTGTTACAGTATTTATgaataaagaaaaactaacaaacacaaaaagtctGTTTAATCTTTGGTGGTCCTAAGCCAATCAAAAGCTGAAATGACAGTTCTAC harbors:
- the LOC114559698 gene encoding myoD family inhibitor domain-containing protein-like, which produces MLPGEHLPVDGTEEQSNPTKAQPLPAAAPPAEASQEAAGLKKPQSDLQKPTYPRCGLTVPEHRLPHLPPLPPGLSRLQGSSPSVHSSSSSRRHRGSVAGSHLPTATPADSCLHLLLACLSCQCSVLLLGLLEACSSCLHALCSCCCHACARCCSAIQEAPVEELNCHAHCHSVLVESCCEPIECLEFCLECCEICHRS